The Juglans microcarpa x Juglans regia isolate MS1-56 chromosome 2D, Jm3101_v1.0, whole genome shotgun sequence DNA window CTTTGAGAAGTTGCAAAATTGATTTCACCAATGCTTGATCTGCAGATAACTACTGCTATGGAGCAATTATTTCTGACAACTACATCATAAGATAGTGAAAAGTGTCCATCTGAAAGGGGTATCCACTCTGGTTTTATGGGTAGCGATCGGATTTTTGTATTCCACATCAACTGGTGTTCTTTGAAACTTTTTGTCACaaagtttgaaaacatgataCGTGGTTGACATGGGCGGTTGTGAATGACCTAGTTTCTAAGATATCATAGAGAGTCCATTGCTATGATAGCAAATAGTTGAAAATTGTGAGACATTTCTCTATCGAGGTTTAGGAGCTTGGAGGGATCCAAAATTACTTTTATCCAATCTTGAAATGGCAGAGTAGCAAAAGGAGAGATGTCAAAGGGACATGGTGAGTCTCAATAAGATTTTTGAACGAGCACATCTAAGGACAAGATGGTCAATCGCTTCTTTTTTAGATTAGCATAGGGAAAAGAGGGAATCATTATGAGAAAGGGCCTAGGGAAGTTTTAATCTGGATCTTGTTAGGAGAATATGTAATTACTTGAATATGTATAtgtagtaataaaataatttaagttaaaatgttttatttgatttagaaaatgagatataaaaagttgaataaaaatattataatattaaaatattgtttgaacataatttttattttaaactttaaaaaatagtattagtTTTTGTGTTTAACTGTACagatgagatgtgataagataaaagttgaaagttgaataaaatattattagaattaagAGTGGGCAGCAGAACCCCGCACCCCGCTGCCTTGCCCCCATTCGCCCCGCCCCGTAGTTGGCCCCCCTAACGGGGGCAAGGAGGGCCCAACCTCTCCCcgcacttatatattttattatataaatatactatatatatttatactatacatatttataaatatttgttatttgtactatatataaatatagtaatatgtattaagtaaaacttttacttaatattttgtataagttgtAGTGTAGTAGGGTGACCATTTTATAGATTTCCAAGGCAATACAAGAGTCTTACATTACTTAAGTGTTAGATTTGTATTGTAAAGGCAATCTATAAAAGGACTATCCTattacactacaatttacaccaaatatacactaacaaatttaaaaactacataatttttaaattatagtcatatttacaaatttaaatttacaatttaggttataaaatatatttttgatcaCTTTTGGATCCATGAATAATTTTTAAGCCTAGTGGACTGTAGTCCACTATTGAAATAGGCGGGGGGTTAGGGCGGATTGAAACCCACCCTTGCATGCAGGGCAGagagtttgagatttgaaaaaattgaattgtttattatattttatgcataaatttgaaaattataatgattatatgagataagataagatgaaaatcttgataaccaaaccaggcctaagagtttgaaaaaaattgtaattattagatttgAAATTAGGAACATTTTGCATTTGAGCgatttttaaaacacaaatatctaaaaatactttaacAATTATTTTGTCAAACAGACCTTCTACTCTATAGAGAAAAATAGACCCGCAATAAACATCTTATaacatttataattatttgagtaaattaaattaaacctcaataaatactgaaacacatttatttctgattttatatattaaaatttattaaatgcaAATCTTAAAAGACGAATGAGAAAAGAATTAAAACTGAAGAACCCAATATTCTACTCGGACAATGTAAATTTCTAACAAGCGAACGAATCATTTTTCAAACTGGCAATATAAACTAATTCTATGTTAGTGCCATACAACCCGGTTAACTCGAACTTCCTTAAAACTCAAACTGCAAAATTCGGTCGGCATTAAATTCTGGCATGACAAAGATTACTGAAACCGTATGGATCACCACATGTTACGCTAGCTGATTTCTCCAGAAGGGGCCACAAAATAGATATTCGGGGCAAAATTTCTAATGCTTCGGCCACTGGCTGTTCTTTCAACCGTGCAGTGTTTAGTAAGGTCGAAATTTCCTCGAAGCCCTCAACTGTTGTATCCTCTTTTTATCCTGCTCAAACTTGCTCTGCAACATCATAATCTCTGCAATGAAACAACTTCATGCATCAGTATCTCCACACCCCCAATCAACAAAGGGAACTATAGCTTTAATTATACAAGAATCATCCATTACTTCTTGGGAAAACTAAGGAATGGTGAAACTAATATGAAATACGTGCATCACTGGCCTAGACCATAGTTATTTCGCCaattaaaacaagaatataaaCGCTCCGAAAAATTAGTATATACACCtgtacacacacaaacacacacacacacacacacatgtatgaATGCACTGAATGGGTGATGTAAATTCCTCCTTTGCCTGTAATAGCCAATTAGTCACATAATCAGGAACCACAGCCTTGCAATGACATATTCAGAAGGGGCGTTTGTACTGAGTCCGTATATAGAGTGAATTTTCCCAAACACCACCTTTAGATACTTCTTCAAGAAAAGCAAGAATGGTCTAGGAATCGATAAAACCTTAATGTAAAAGTTGGACTCGATATATTATATCACACACATACAAACTGGTACAAGGACACTCTGGGGCCTAAAAGGCTAAAGACAATTGAAACACAGTTTGCAGGTCTTAGATGCATGCGGCTGCCACAAACAACTAAAATTGTCCCTCGAATTATCTTTACCAACAGAAGCATGACATCCATTTCATGTCCAGTCAGAAACCACAATTAAATTTACAAGCTCTAACCATATGGTTTCTACACTTGATCCCTACAAGAAATTGTTGCacagtttgtttttttttccaaaaaactctgattttttaaaggaaacTTATAGATGTCAATGTACAGACTTCTAAATTCTATTCTCTTTTATCAAATTCTATTGGTTTTCTGCATACTTCCagtgtacctgggctatgcctattttctttatcaatgaaataatttattcttataaaaaataaaaattctattggttttcaggaaaataaaatgaaaacaattttttccaaataagATTTATCATACCATTCCTCTGGGCTTCTCTTCTTTGAAAGCGGTAGAAATTTAAGCCCACTTCTTTATGCTTCTTCTTGACCATCTTATCCTCCACAGCAGCCTGTGCTATTGAGCCCACAGTAGTTCCACTTTCAGCATCTGTTGTCTTTTTCCTTCCTTTATGATGTACAACAACTGTCCAACCCCTTCAGCAGCTTGGgcttctctttctttcctttcctgtATGTGACataacaagatatatatatattttttataggggTGACATAACATGATAATCACAACAAAACAACTAAACTAGTGAGCCTCTTAGATAATATTTGGGCAAAGGACGGCCGCAAATTTTCTGCAAGTGTTCAAGACCAATTTTATCAGGACTAGTCATGCACCCGCACGATGTGTAGCTAAATGGTGTAATCTGAATGTGGCATTTGCACGATGGAGGTAAGAACTACAGACGGTACCTGTTCTAGTTGTGCCTCATGTGAAGTTATAAACTCGTCAATTTTTTGCTGCAATATCATCAGTCCTGGTCTACTTTGGTGGTATTTTGTAATCCATTCTGCAATTAAGA harbors:
- the LOC121249594 gene encoding LOW QUALITY PROTEIN: ribosomal RNA-processing protein 7 homolog A (The sequence of the model RefSeq protein was modified relative to this genomic sequence to represent the inferred CDS: inserted 1 base in 1 codon), which produces MKTLGKSKKAKRKEKEDHGPSKKCKKSLKKGEADLDEVCHLSPVDKDCSKVMKGKSKKVKIKRKKDKDSSKEAEKSQEKAIEVDQDDVYQISSGDEDCTKGMRKWITKYHQSRPGLMILQQKIDEFITSHEAQLEQERKEREAQAAEXGWTVVVHHKGRKKTTDAESGTTVGSIAQAAVEDKMVKKKHKEVGLNFYRFQRREAQRNEIMMLQSKFEQDKKRIQQLRASRKFRPY